From Erigeron canadensis isolate Cc75 chromosome 5, C_canadensis_v1, whole genome shotgun sequence:
TGTTGGATTGGAAAAAtaagtttctttcttttacaGGTAGATTGCAACTTATTCAATCTGTTTTATCATCTATGCATGTTTACTGGTCTTCGGTGTTTATTCTGTCTTCACGTGTGGTTTTGGAGATTGAGCAAATAATGCGCAGATTTTTATACCATCAAGGAGATTATAAGCCTCGTAAGTCTAAGGTTGCGTGGGAACAGGTTTGTCTCCCTAAAGAAGAGGGTGGTCTGGCTATTCGTAGATTGCAAGCACTTATTTCGGCCTTGATCACGGCTCACATTTGGAGTATTGTAGCTTGTAAGGAGTCGTTGTGGGTTAAATGGATACGTAGCTATAAGCTGAAAGGAAAAAGTTTCTGGCAAGTCCCCTATAGAGGTAATATGACTTGGTGGTGGCGAAAAGTTCTTCAAGTTCGGTCCCTTGTGCGGCCATTTTTTTGGTACTGTATTGGAAATGGCTACTCAGCATTTGCGTGGCATGATAACTGGAGTTTGGATAGTCCGCTTATATCTCGATTATCGCCTCGCGAAATTACTTCAGCTAGCTTTTCCTTGATAGCGAAGGTTGCTGATGTTGTTCAATAAGGAAGTTGGGTATGGCCAAATGATTGGAATCAAAAATTTCCTAATGTTGGTCTTATGAATTTGGATAACAGGAAACCTGATATTCTTTTATGGAAGGATAGAAATGGAATTAATCATGACTTCTCGGTAGCCTTAGTTTGGGAAGATATTCGTCCTAGGAGTGATCGAGTTCATTGGTTTGATATGGTTTGGTTTACGCATTGTATTCCTAAACACGCGTTCTTCCTTTGGCTTGTGTgtaataagaaattaaaaacacaagatcAGCTTCGGCAATGGGATGTTATTGGTGCTGTGGATGATCAGTTTGTTTGCCCGTTTTGTGAGCTGTGCCCAGATTCGCATTCCCATCTGTTTTTTGAATGCACGTATGCTAAACAGGTTTGGATTGGTGCGTGTAATGAAGCAGGAATTCAACATGTTGCAGTAAATTGGGATGTCATTCAGCATGTCTTTACTGCATTTGGACGTCGGAAATCTGTTTCTATTATTGTTTCTAAATTGATGCTTGCAGCGACGACTTATTTTATTTGGCAAGAAAGGAACTCGAGGCTGTTTGCAAGGAAGAAAAGATCAGCCGATCAATTGATTGACATGATTGTGCACACGGTTTGATTAAAGCTTATGACGTTTCGTTTCAAGAGATCAAGAGCTGTGGAAGAAGCAATTGCTAAGTGGAATTTGCCTATTTCGTTGATTAGGAGTGCTTAATTGTTCTTGTTATCTATTACTATTGTTAGTAGGTAATAGgtggtttggttttgttcaattGGTTGTTGCAATGTATTTTGACATTGTATAGTCGAGGTGGCATCTAGCCATTTCGCCTGTGTTTTTTGATTAtcatttataaaagttaacaaGGGGtaaccttttacccaaaaaaaaactcCTTTCAAGCAGAGATGACATACTGCTTGGGGAATGGACTGAGAGTAGATTTCACCAACATCTTGTTCAGAAGCTTGGTGTTTAAACTGAAAGGTAATTGGGGACCTTGCATCCCATTTTTGCAATTTCTCTCTCTTTGTTTTAAattaattctgggcagagaggCATACCAAAATACACAAtctttatactctgtgccagaattattgaggaatctggacaaccttgtatCCAAAACTAATGAGGTCCAGATTCCCCCAAGAATGTTGTTGGCATTTGCATAAACTGACGCACCATTACCAGGTGGCTcggaaagacaactgggcgggcctcaaaataatgagggacccaccagttcgtctgctggTACAGTGACAGTTGCCGAACCTGGGCAACAGTTATCCCCACCAGCTCCAGCGTGTCAGTCCTTCCAGTTACCTACCCCGGAGACCTCCTAACAAGTATCCGGGCTGTTCCAAAGGCAAAAAGGTCAAAACAACGTCGTCTTAGGAACCAGTCAGAACTTGCCACTGACACTAGTACCCCAGCTAGCCCTTCAGGTACTTCCCAACAAGTACCTGGAGATGGTCAAAGGGATGAACCGCAAGCAACCACCCTCGAAACTTCTTTAGGTGAGGGTGGTGAAGATCCAACTGGGTCAGCCCAACCCAGATTAGAGTCCGTGTCAGCACAAAACTTGCAGAGCCAAACTTCTGACACTCTAATTGCACGAACTGACGAAGTCTCTAGCCAGTCACAGCTAGTGATCGAGGTTCCAGTTTCTTCGGCCCATGATACTGCGACTAAGGATAGAGCAGTAGTAGTTGAGGTACAAGTGACCTCTTTCCAGGAAGAAATTCCACGAAtcgatgaaaccattgaggaaactcaaactggtcatcagaagtctgaacaacttgttcagccacccccaacatttatggatcttggcataaatgagggtgagtttcaacttgaatcttcggattcggatgagactgaatctgaccaggaaatggctgatgcatctgtacttgatcagcttcCTTCtttccttggtcaaccccaagaaccacaagtttcagtttcaccagaTATCTCTCAAGATCAGGTGAAAGGGGGAATGTTGATATGGGAAAGGGAATGGCATTTGATGAATATCCAAAGCTGGCCACTGATGttccaatgttggaaactggtaATATTGATCAGCTGCTTCCAGTGACAGAAAGTGAAAGTCAAAAGCTGGCAAGGATTGGGAATATtatcaaggaaaggaagaaacagatgaagataaatcaagatgaatcaagaaaaactcTTCCTCCCACTCTAGTTGATGCCAATGACTCACAACTTCTGGGCATGACACTGATGGAATATAAGAAGGTTAAAGATGATGCAAGAATTGTCAGtgccctgaaggaaatgctgAAGGTTGAACTGGACCAGCATTATcaagatgatgaagctggtcACGATGCCAGATGCTTAAATGTATCAATGGAGAAGGCAAAGGAGATTCGTACTGAGGGTATTCTCAAACGAACTGAGGAAGTAAAGAAGGTGGTCAAACaggtattgaatccacccaagtctaagggaagaaaacagaaagccttgccaagagatgcaaacctgaggacttgggtagaaccatctaaACCCACAaatgatgatattcgagctactactcacaaactgagcacgagcCAGATCAAGCTGACCAATGAATCTGAGGCTCGCACATTcttatctgatgtacagcgtcgaaggcacaatccAGGGAAAATCATTGTTGTGAAAGTTTCAATcaaacctggtgccaaacaCTTTGTGGTGGAGATTCAATATTTTGGTGGACCCAAACGTACAACAGAGAATCCTGATgttcatcagtatggtcattcagagcatgtggagatgctGAGCTTGTTGGAAAAACGGCAACACAAACTGATGGACAAACTAAAGTCACTAATCGTACGATTGGCATGCTGGTGAGAGCACTGGTGAAGAAGACACTGAAGGATTGGGATCTGAAGCTTGCTCATGCTGAATTTGCCTTCAATAGAGCTCCTAATTATTCTACCAGTAAATCCCCATTTGAAATCTTTTATGGTGTCAATCCACTGACTCCCATTGATTTGATTCCATTTTCAATTGAACCAAAAGCAAGTATTGAAGCTGAGGCCAGAGCTAGAGAGATCAAGAAAATTCATCAAGTGAAGGCCAGTATTgagaaaacaaatgatgaatacaAGGCAAGAGCAAAAAAGTATAGAAAATAGTCCAGGTTTGCTCCAGGTGATTTAGTCTGGGTACATCTGAGAAAAGAAATATTtccatcaaaaagaaaaaacaaattaatgcCCGGAGCTGAAGGACCGTTCAAAATCTTGGAAAAGTATTGTGAAAATGCTTATAAGGTTCAGTTACTTGGAGATACATCAGTTTCAAGTACTTTTTATGTCGGAGATCTGATGCCTTATCTAGAGGATGAGTACCTCCATGACTTGAGGGAGTCCTTTTTCAGAAGGGGAGATTGATGCAGAAATGTCCAGGTTCACTGAATTGGAGAAGTCTAGTGAACTGGAGAAACCAACCTATCTGAAGAAGTTAACTGCACTGAAGGAAACTGGCCAGATTACGCCGCCAAAACAAGCAATGTTGATTCTACCAGTTGTGGCCCATTTCAGGCAAGCTTTTACTGAATAAGTCCAATCGCCTGTAgtaacacttctccagtggcaTATTGCTCCAGATGTTACCAGTAGTAGTCAACTGGTGAAGTTCCCCACTGAAGCACTCTAGTGACCAGATCCAGTCAAGTGCGCAAATGGATGCTCCAGATGTACGTCTTTAGTGGAAGTCCAGATTTTAGTTTTCCCAGTTGCCTTAATAAAATTTGTTCTGACGCATGTGGGGTCCAATAAAGGAAGGATGACAGGTGTCCAAAGAAGATGACAACAAAGGAATGAGTGCCCACGTTATTTGTAACGGTTTGTGGGCCCTCTTGCAAAATGAaatctttctagaagctttatctGTCCATTTCCCATTGgctaataaattagtggttgtcctttgcAAATGACAACTTTTAGAtagaaaaccctaaaatgctcTCTAACCTAGGCAATTTGGCGACCTGCTTCTTTTTTCTTCCTTATATCAAtctgttttttttctctttgattCGGATATAATCTGATCATTCTTGATCTTGTTATCTTCGGTCCTAGGGTTTTTTGAACGattgagttagggtttttttcGTTTTTGTGTCGCTTGAAATTCTTTTCTTGATCTTTTATCCTGATTGTTTAGTGTTGCGGGTTGATCGGACCTGCGAGAATATACCTAGAATCGTACCTGCAACCCTAAGCGATTTCGGTTAATTGTCTAATTAGGGTTTCTTCtaggtttagggtttttgtttgtGTGCTTCTCACGTTTATTTTCAGGTTTTTTCTTAGCCGTGCATGGTTTATTGGTGATATGATTTACAAAAAAGTCGGTTGAGTGGTACTAACCCTATTGATCTTGGTCGTGAACGATTGAGCTGATTCTATTGATCTTGATACTGTTGCTGCTAGTTTACAAAAAATTCGGAATTTTCAGAAAAAAGGTATGAGTGGTACTAACCCTAAACCGGCTGTGAGGGTTCCTCCGGCTGGTAGGGTTCTTGCTAATAAATCGACTGATTCTCCTTCAGTGGAGGAGGTGAAAGTTGATAATAAGGGTTTGAATGAGGGCGAAAAGGAACAAGGTAATAATTTTGGGGTTAATGAGACGATTCCAATAAACCCTAATCTTGAGTTGAAGGAGCCGATTTCTTCAGTTCATAATACTAATAATGATGTAAATCAGGCTAGGAAAGAAGGAGGACCAACATAAGCATTTTCTTATGCGTCTGTTTTGAAGAAAGGCAAGGTTCAAAAGAAAGTTAATTTCAGGAAAATGGATGTTGCATCAGATATTGTTGGTGTTGACTTGGTTATTCCTCTTGCTTCTGTGGTGGAGGTAAATAACAGATTTCTTAACTCTTTGTATGGTTATTTTCTCGGAGATCGCTTGGCATATCCGGTTGTTGAAGCATATGTTAAGAATGCTTGGGCGAAGTTTGGGTTGAAAAAAGTGATGATGAATGGTGCaggatttttctttttccaattcgAGTCTAAAATTGGCATGAATCAAGTGTTAGCCTTGGATGATTAGGTCGACTCCCATatttgttagaaattcaaaagtagtgatacactgtaatttaagttatggacttacttgttgttaagtcatgagttgatgatttctaaggttgaggggctaattgtgataattagcatagttggtttgtttagactataaatagccctcaatctcTTAGAAATCAACAACACTTGGCATAACTTTTGATAttccataccattacacctgaataacacacaaaaacaccaagaacacacacactaaccaaacgccattgttgatgtgaattcaaatgataaaatcgtgttgttacatgtggtatcagagaaaaccatcattttgatctcgatccgtaactgaattcaatcacaattcatcaaacaatcaccttataattcggtttttaatcctgtttttgttcgtttttttttttcactgaaaaaattcaaaaataacctctcaaatcacataaaatcacaaatgtttgttcaccgttcgattcctcatagttaaatatgtaatcctctcaagtttcgtgttctaattcgatctggatcaaaagttcagattttgagtttttggcgctaaaatttgggatttgattctgttgtgttataagctaaagtgtgttaatcggatcgttgctgaggtgaaaacaaactgtttgcaagtggttgcATGTTCCAATTcacagaaaatcaaaagatattgaagctttaaaaattgtcaatggagttgttcatgttcagaggttgaagacgatagtgtaaagctaaaacgatcttatttagatcgtttcagttttttgtTCCTTGGTACTTTCATTtgagtgttgtggcttgtaaaacgattcaaatttgatcgttttgacaagtgtggttgtagtgtgaagagttgattgtggctaactgatcctttggattggttctggtcaattcaatttcttgaaaataatcaagttgttgagaaatcctgataaagaaaccaaaacgatctcttttagatcgtttcagtttttttgtgaaaccagaacgaactcttttagatcgtttcaagttttacttaaacattctctggtttgagtaattcgtgaagagttgtgtttgggaatcataatattcttgggtaactgatcttcgggattggttttgctcaattcatttcattccaattcataccaaaactctacccaaatcatttcagaatacttagaattttttcttcaaattctcaagatcgtttcaattttaaatcgtttcattcctagttcaatttagatcatttcatttctgcacatttagatcgtttcattctcacTTCTTCTAAATCGTTTCTTACACTTTCTTAAAAcgatttcaatttagatcgtttcatttaattcttatttagatcgtttcatttcattccaaattagatcgtttcactccttcttcaaaaatcaattcaattctcaattcaaatcaatttctaatgactactcgtgaagcgttggctctgggtactgatacaagacctccagttctttatcgtggtaattatggactttggaagaaaaggttcatggattatgtggaacgtcagactaatggtcacatgcttaaggattcaatcatgaatggacttgctatgcatcgtcatcctactacaggtgctattttgactcctgatcttttgaacgccgaacaaagagatcgtactgctgctgacaacagagctaggtcatgcttgtaccaagcacttcctgatgagatctatggctcagttgattcttatgacatagcaaaggagatttggga
This genomic window contains:
- the LOC122601288 gene encoding uncharacterized protein LOC122601288; translation: MNLDNRKPDILLWKDRNGINHDFSVALVWEDIRPRSDRVHWFDMVWFTHCIPKHAFFLWLVCNKKLKTQDQLRQWDVIGAVDDQFVCPFCELCPDSHSHLFFECTYAKQVWIGACNEAGIQHVAVNWDVIQHVFTAFGRRKSVSIIVSKLMLAATTYFIWQERNSRLFARKKRSADQLIDMIVHTV